In Sulfuricurvum sp., the sequence GCGAGCAAACGCTCCATTCAGATTCATTATCCTGCACTGAGAGACGAATCACTGAGAGGAGATCGACAAATGATTCAACAGATCTTGATCAATCTCTTAAGCAATGCAATCAAATTTTCGCCTGATCATGCATCTATTGAAGTGAGATATCAGCCGGATTTAGAAAACCGATTTTCTATTTGTGATCACGGAAAAGGGATAGCAAAAGAAAATTTGGAAACTATTTTCGATCCTTTTATTCAAATTTATGCTCATAATAATGAAAGTTTAAAAGGGACAGTGTTGGGTCTTGCGATTGTCAAAGAGATGGTTCAAGCACACGGTGGCCGTATTTGGGCAGAAAGCACGATAGGTGAAGGAAGCTGTTTTTATTTTACCATACCGTCGAATATCACATAAGTGTCATCTGTTTTCTGCATCGCTTAGAGTAAGGCAAAAAAGCACTTTTTTTCCCTGTGCATGGAGAATCTCGGCAGCTTCGCTCAGTGTTGTCCCCGTAGTAAAGCCGGGTTTAAAATTTTAACAAAAGTCATATTATCTATTTTCTCCCCTATTTTAGGGATTTTTAGAAGATTATGTATTAATCAATAAGTATCATACTATTTTACTATTGAAGTATGATTAAGAATTGACGCTTATACCATTTAATCATTAACAGGAAGTATGATTAATGATCATAAAATCAATGAATGTTTACTGTTCTTCAAATACGGTTGTTTTCATTTGAGAAGCCAAGCATAACCGTTTTCAGTTAAGATCAGTGTACTGTCTAATTCTCGCCGGATAAAATATCCATCCTCGACAATCTTGGCAATGGCTTGCTCTATTGCAACATTGACATCATCACTGGCATTAGCCTCGATACTTATCATAGGAATAGAAATCTGATGGAAAATTTCACGATCTATAAAAGCATGGCCTACCTCCTTCCTGTCTTCAATACAATACTTTTTTATTCTAAGCAAGGCTTCTGAAGTTAGTTTGTCGACCGGTGACGGTTTTGGTTGATTCGCTATTTGTTTTTTTAACTCATCTATTACACCCATAGTGTTATATCCCCTTTTGATTGTTAATGTCGTTAATATTTATACTGTAGGTATCCGGCTTGCCAAGTCGTCTGGATGGCCTGAAAAATTCGCTCGTATGTGCCATAGAGCGAAAGAACGCCTTACTGTCATCCGTAAACGCATCGATCTCAATATAAAAATTATCAGGATAGATGGAAACCTCTTTGCAGAAAGATCGGAATAGATCTTTTCCGACTCCTCTACGCTTGGTCCTTGCATAAATAGTATCTAGAATAATACAATCCTCTTCGACGACATACGACAGTACACCATCGGGAACATCAATCCAATGCAATTTATCATATCTGTATTGATCAATTAGCGGAAATTCATTACGGCCATCGCCTTCATAGGCGGAACTATAGGCCTCCACCATCGCAGATACTCTGAGACTTGGCAATAGATAAAAAGGGGTTTTGAATTCATTGTCAGCAAAGTTCTTCTCAAAATCACTATTACCTAGAATAGTCACGAGTGTCTCACGATCAGGGTAAACCCACTCTGCCATGACTTCATCGTTATCCGACACAACAAACTTTTTTTCTTTCAAGGCTATCATCGCTGATTCTCTTGAAATATATACATGTTTCTCTTCAAAATAATCAGTGAACTTTTCTATGGTATGCTTGAGCCCGTAAGGGGTACATAGCATTTTATTCCCATGCACCATAAAGAGTCCAATGCACTTTTTGGCAATTTCTATTTGTTCTGCATCATACATACAATACCTTTTTTATCCCTTTTCGTGCATGGCGAACGCCTCTACTGGAATCACCATATCAATAGCTTTATCCCCCATCTTGAGGACCAGATCATAAAACATCCCAGCATAAATACTTCTTGGAAGATTGTAGTTTCTGCTATACCCTTTCACGTCCCATCCTTCAGCCACAGCACGGTCCATATCACGCTGCATGGAGCCTGGAATTGAATTGAGTGCATGCTGTTTGGTAACACGATCCTTCTGGTAGTAAGCTGCCGCATTCTTGGCAGCTCTCCAAATAAAATTAAACATCTGCGAAACGGAAAAACGCTTCAATCCCTCATAAATTACAGCTTTTGTTTTTGGACCAATGTCATCGGGAAGATTATATTCATGAAGATGATAGACAAGATATTCAAAACATTCCGCCTGTGCTATCTCCAACCATTGATCATACATAATGACCGGATGCGTATTACTCAAATCCGGATTTGTGAGCGCCGTTACCCCTCCAAAATCATCAACAAGATTGAGCCTGTATGTTGTTTTTAGGGGGACATATCGGGTGATTTCCCCGTCTTCGATAGTAAAACATGATTCTTTGCTGTCTTCGCCAAAACGAATCCAATTGGATCTTTTTAGAGTAGAGATGATTTTAATGCTCATGTCTGGTGTAGGTGAAAGCTTATTTTTTTGTTCCAAAAACACTGGTTTGATCAATTCAAGATCGTGCTCGCTCTGGCCGCTTCTAAGAAGTGCAGCTATCATCAATTTGGTGTATTCTGAGGTTGCCTCGTATTCGGCATTTGATTTTGCATGCTCAATTGATGTTGAAATGTCATTATTTAAGATGTCTTCAAAATAGTTCTGGCATTCAGCACAGTCGCATTTTAAGTTGGGATTTTTTGGATCTATTTTATGGCCACACTGATAGCATTCCCGAATCATTTTCACATAAATATTTCCATCTTTTTCAGATTTAGAACCAACCGAAAATGCAAGTTCAACGCAGTATGGACACATATGTTGGCTCGTGAAATATGGAAGGCATGAAGCAAATTTGTTGACACTAACTTTTACATCATATTCCTTTAAAAGATGTGTTACTTTTTCACCATCATAATACCTGTGAATCAGATTAGTAAAATCTACCTCACCAAGATGCTCAAAGACATGATTGCGGAGTGGGTATATAGGTTTTGGTTTTTCTGGATATAAATATGTTGTTTCCAAATAAATCCCCTTAATTTTTGTTCAAAGCAACAAGTACAATAAAATACATAATATAATGATATGAAAACTACAAAAAGCATCATTTTTTAAATAAGCCCATTATATTTTCACGTGAGAGAATGAATGTTTTCAAAAATCTAATGATATGCACCCACCCTAAGACCATAAGTATATTATTATTTGACAATAATTTGCTCTGACACAAACTCTCCATATAATTTATATTGTCAAATATTGTTTATCTTGATATTATATGTGATTTTTATTAAGGCGCTTACTATGGCAAAAATTATTTCAATGTTTAATCACAAAGGTGGTGTGAGTAAAACAACATCAACTTATCATCTCGGCTGGATGCTTGCCAACATGGGAAACAAAGTCATTCTTATCGATGCTGATTCACAGTGCAATTTGACAAATATCGTTTTAGGTGATGATGGTTTTGAAGAATATTATGCCAATGATGGAGCTAATCTAAAAAGTGCAATAGCCCCCGTATTTGAAAATGAGCCTGTTCCCATACAGGCTTTTGAATGCTTACAGGTAAAAACGAACGAAAACCTTTTGCTTATCCCTGGTTCATTTGAATTGTCTGAATATGAGGTATCACTAGCTGTATCATTTACTATGTCTGAGTCTTTTAGCGCTGTAAAAAACTTGCCAGGTTCACTTTTTAAATTAATGGAAACAACAGCACTTAGATATGAAGCAGATTATATACTGGTTGATCTAAACCCGAGTCTTAGCGCTTTTAACCAGCTATTTATTTGCTCAAGTGATTATTTTATTGTACCTGCATCACCCGATAAATTTTCAATCCTAGCATTGAGATCATTGGCAAATATATTACCTAAATGGGAATCCTGGGCGATAAGAGCCAGAGAAGCATTTTCTAATGTGACATATCCCCTACCTGATAAAAAACCAAAGTTTCTTGGAACAATTATGCAACGCTTTAATATTCGTTCGGGTAGACCAACTCAGGCCAATCAAAGAGTAATCGATCAATTTGATGAGGTAATTACAGCATCGTTTGTTCCTGCCATGGCCACAAAAGACATGCTACTAAATAGCTATGAGGGTATAGAAAATTATAGTTTGGGACAAGTGCCAGATTTTCAAACTTTAAATGCCCAGTATCAACAACATGGTTATCCAATTTTTGCTTTAACAGATGAGATGTTTGGGGTCACAGGAGTAGTCCGAGATCAGTATAGAGACACGCGCGCGAGATTTAATACTCTGTATACCAACATGGCAACGAAAATAGAACAATTAACAAATGCTTGAAAATCCACTTAAACAATATCGTTTAAACCTGTCAAGTGTACAGGATTTAGAAGCGGTTTATATAGCATTAGAAGCTTTGACCACAAACGTAGTCCCAAAGGGTGAGTTATTGAGAGCCGAGCTTGTAGCAATGGTCAGTGCACTTGATACATATGTGCATGATATTGTCAGAGAAGGCTTAAAGCATCAATATACTAATGGCACACACAATATGCATCTTAACCACATAATCAGCACCAATCAGATTACATCAAGTACAAGCTTAGACAATAAAATACGAGAGATAAATGGGTATAAAAGTTTTCAAGCTCCAAAAAAAATAAAGGCCGCATTTGAACAGATTGGGATTCTTGATATTTGGGCAAAGGTTGAAACAGCATTACCTAATGCAGAAGACACAGTAAGCCGTATTGTTGATAGACGTAATTTGATTGCCCACGAAAGCGACATTAATCCAGCTAATGGTTTAGGCGAAAAATGGCCCATCACATTACCTCATGTCCAGCAAGTAGTAACAAATATTGATCGAATAGTTAATATCCTTGATTCCATAGCACAACAAGAACTATAGATAAAAAATATTCGCATGCTGCACAAAATCCAATGCATAAGTGTTTTAAAGCGATTCCCTTAATATAAATTACATATAGTAAATACTAATAATCTACCGCAAACCCCTGTTTTATAGCAAATTTGATCATATCATACTTCTCCTCATCAAATTCATACCCAAATTCCTCAAGAGCTTTCTCTAGTAATAATGATTGAACGCTTTTATTATATTGAATAGCAAGAGGAGTCAGCACCATCATATTTCCATGCTTACTCTCTTTTCGAGGTTGGAGCTTATACGCTGTCATTGTATATCTGAGTGTGCTTTGAGGGCTTGCATGACCTAGTTTATTCATCAACACACCCATAATCATCGGGTGCGGTTCAGCACCAATAATGCCAAGGGCTATTTTGTTCTCCTCTGAGAGCTTGATAACAAGCCAGGTTGCACAGGTATGTCGTAGATGATGCGGTGTTATGGGGTTATGGATTCTATGCATGGCCCTAGACGCTTCTTTGAATGCTCTTTGAACATCCCGATAGAATATTTTTTTACCATCTTCTCGCAACCACAAGGGCTCATCATCGCCATTCCAATCCTCTTGATAGTGTTGTAGCCGTTTGTTGTAGTGGCTTGCACGATAGAGCTTTTGAATCTCATGAACTGTATTGAGGGAGATT encodes:
- a CDS encoding HEPN domain-containing protein gives rise to the protein MLENPLKQYRLNLSSVQDLEAVYIALEALTTNVVPKGELLRAELVAMVSALDTYVHDIVREGLKHQYTNGTHNMHLNHIISTNQITSSTSLDNKIREINGYKSFQAPKKIKAAFEQIGILDIWAKVETALPNAEDTVSRIVDRRNLIAHESDINPANGLGEKWPITLPHVQQVVTNIDRIVNILDSIAQQEL
- a CDS encoding ParA family protein, coding for MAKIISMFNHKGGVSKTTSTYHLGWMLANMGNKVILIDADSQCNLTNIVLGDDGFEEYYANDGANLKSAIAPVFENEPVPIQAFECLQVKTNENLLLIPGSFELSEYEVSLAVSFTMSESFSAVKNLPGSLFKLMETTALRYEADYILVDLNPSLSAFNQLFICSSDYFIVPASPDKFSILALRSLANILPKWESWAIRAREAFSNVTYPLPDKKPKFLGTIMQRFNIRSGRPTQANQRVIDQFDEVITASFVPAMATKDMLLNSYEGIENYSLGQVPDFQTLNAQYQQHGYPIFALTDEMFGVTGVVRDQYRDTRARFNTLYTNMATKIEQLTNA